Within Elizabethkingia sp. JS20170427COW, the genomic segment TCTAGCCTCCGATGCAGCTTCACCAATGATGAGTCTGTCCACAACAATCTCAATATCATGAGTTTTGTATCGGTCTAGTTTTAGATCTGGTTCTATATCGATAATTTCGCCATCTACACGGGCTTGTAAGTATCCTTTTTTGGAATAGTTAACAAAAAGTTCCCGATAATGCCCTTTTCTTGATCGGACAACAGGAGAGAGTAAGTATATTTTTTCTCCTGTATAAAGCGTTTTTATTCTTTCTAAAATTTGTTCTTCGTTATAGCCGACCATCTTCTCATCGGAACCATTGATATATGCATCTGAGACTCTTGCAAAAAGAAGTCTGAGAAAATCATATAACTCGGTAACCGTCCCTACAGTGGAACGTGGGTTTTTAGAAGTTGTTTTCTGTTCAATGGCAATAACAGGAGATAAACCTTCTATTTTATCGACATCAGGACGTTCTAAACCTCCTAAAAATTGACGGGCATATGCTGAAAAGGTTTCAATATAACGGCGTTGTCCTTCGGCAAAGATCGTATCAAAAGCTAAAGAGGATTTACCACTTCCTGATAAGCCTGTTATAACCACCAACTCATTGCGTGGGATTTTTACGTCTATATTTTTTAGATTATGCTCCCGAGCACCGTAAACTTCAATAAAATCTGTGTTTCCCATAAGATGCAAATATAAGCAATATTCAAAATTAAAACGATGGAAAATAACGAAGAAACCGTAAATATTCGGACAAATTTTAAAAAAGAAACAATAAGGCTAAAAATTAGAAAATCTTCTGTAAAAAATCACTAAGGTATAAACGCCAATTCTTCCAAGTATGTCCTCCAGAAGTTTCTGTATAGGAGTATTTAATGTGATTGATATTCAGGAATTTGCGGTATTCTACATTGTCTTGGTAGAGGAAGTCATCTTTTCCGATATAAATAGCATAGAGTTTTGGAGGAGTGCTGAATTGGTGAATTACCTGCTGGTGGAGATCTTGATACAACGGAACGTCTTTTCCTGGAGAAGCAACAGCAGCAGAGAAAGCTCCTACATAATCATAAACATTAGGGTAAAGAGCTGAAATATGAATGGATTGAAATCCTCCCATAGAGAGCCCAGCAATAGCCCTGTGGCTTTTTTTAGGAATACTTCTATAGTTATGATCTATAAAGTGGACAAGTTCGGGGAAGGCCTTTTCTATTTTGCCATTAGACATATTTTGGACATCTAAGGTAGGATTAATTTTTGTCGTTTCATACCCCTTGCCTGGAGCTGCTTGCTTACTGCTGTTCCCATTAGGCATTACTACAATCATTGGTTTTGCTTTTCCTTCAGCGATAAGATTATCCAAAATCTGAGTGGAGCGCCCCAAGCTCTCCCAAGCATCTTCATCTCCACCTGCGCCATGAAGTAAGTATAGTACAGGATATTTTTGTTTGCTTTGCTCGTAACCTGGCGGAGTGTAAATGGTAAGTCTTCTTTCTGCTCCAAGAGAAGGACTGTTATACCAGACTTTAGCAACATTTCCATGTTTTACCTTTTGTACTTTATAGCGGTTTCCTATAGCTCCATCTACAATAAAATAGCTAAAAAAGCTAGAGATATCCCTAACCTGATTTATATTTTCGGGATCTGTAATATGTACACCATCTACAGTGTAATTATAAAAATACAATTCAGATTCTAAAGGGGTTGCCGTAGTAAATTCCCAAATACCGTTTGAAGATAAAATAAGGTTTTCTTTTTTCTTGTTGAAAGAAAAAAAATCGCCATGTATTTCTACAGTTTTGGCAAAAGGGGCATATAGTCGGAAGCTTACCGTTTTATCTGTATTGATTTGTGGCGAATTTATTCTTTGCGAAGACCATATAGATTGCTGCGCTGAAATAGAAAAACCAATAGCGAAAAAGAGTAGGGAGGAAATGGTGTTTTTCATTTTTTATTTTAAAAATACAAAATACAATGATTTGAATAGTAAGTTTTTCATTTTAAATTTTTGAATGTTGAAAAAAATGAATGTTGGTTTGCATAATTTTTATATAATACAGAACCCATGGATTATTACCCGTTTATTTTTTAGCAAACTTTAACATATTTACAATTGGATAGTCGGGTAAATAAGAATAACTTTGAAAGGAGAGTATAGATGAAAATAACATTTATCATCTTGTGTACCACATTGCTAACATCTTAATCAAAAAAAATATTATTATGAGCAAAGTATTCGACAGACCGAATTTTAAAGCGAAGTATGACAACTATATCAATGGGCAATTTGTAGCTCCAGTAAAAGGAAAATACTTCGATTCCATTTCTCCAATAGATGGAAAAGCTTTTACCCAAGCAGCACATTCATCTGAAGAGGATCTTATCTTAGCAATAGATGCTGCTGAAAAAGCTTTTGAAAGCTGGGGAAAAACATCAGCAACATACCGAAGCAATTTATTGAATAAAATAGCCGATACTATCGAAAAAAAATTAGAGTATTTGGCTACTGTAGAAACCATCGATAACGGAAAAGCTATTCGCGAAACCCTAAATGCTGATATTCCGTTGGCGGTAGATCACTTTAGGTATTTTGCAAGCGTCATTCGTGCAGAGGAGGGCTCTGTAGTGGAGCTGGATGAGAAAACAGTTTCCATGATTGTTAATGAACCTCTAGGAGTAGTTGCACAGATTATCCCATGGAATTTCCCAATTCTGATGGCGGTATGGAAGCTTGCTCCAGCACTTGCTGCAGGAAATTGTGTAGTGCTTAAACCTGCGGAAAGCACGCCTATTTCCATTATGGTGCTTATGGAATTGATAGGAGATATCCTTCCTCCAGGAGTGGTAAACGTGGTGAATGGATTTGGTGTAGAGCTTGGTCAAAAATTAGTGACCAATCCTAAAATTGGTAAAGCTGCCTTTACAGGTTCTACAGCTACAGGACGTCTGGTAATGCAATATGCTACCGAGAATATCATCCCTGTAACTTTAGAATTGGGAGGAAAATCTCCTAATGTATTCTTTGAATCTGTAATGGACGCTGATGATGAATTTCTAGATAAAGCAATAGAAGGAGCTGTATTGTTTGCCCTTAACCAAGGGGAGATTTGTACTTGCCCTTCTAGACTATTGGTACAAGAAAGTATTTATGATAAATTTATAGAAAGAGTACTTGCTAGGGTAAAGGCTATCAAAGTCGGAAACCCCTTGGATGCCACCACCATGATGGGAGCTCAAGCTTCAAAAATGCAGTTTGATAAAATCTCTTCTTATCTAAAATTAGGAAAAGAAGAAGGAGCAGAAGTATTAACAGGAGGAGAGCCTTTGCAACTGCAAGGAGACT encodes:
- a CDS encoding esterase produces the protein MKNTISSLLFFAIGFSISAQQSIWSSQRINSPQINTDKTVSFRLYAPFAKTVEIHGDFFSFNKKKENLILSSNGIWEFTTATPLESELYFYNYTVDGVHITDPENINQVRDISSFFSYFIVDGAIGNRYKVQKVKHGNVAKVWYNSPSLGAERRLTIYTPPGYEQSKQKYPVLYLLHGAGGDEDAWESLGRSTQILDNLIAEGKAKPMIVVMPNGNSSKQAAPGKGYETTKINPTLDVQNMSNGKIEKAFPELVHFIDHNYRSIPKKSHRAIAGLSMGGFQSIHISALYPNVYDYVGAFSAAVASPGKDVPLYQDLHQQVIHQFSTPPKLYAIYIGKDDFLYQDNVEYRKFLNINHIKYSYTETSGGHTWKNWRLYLSDFLQKIF
- a CDS encoding aldehyde dehydrogenase family protein; the encoded protein is MSKVFDRPNFKAKYDNYINGQFVAPVKGKYFDSISPIDGKAFTQAAHSSEEDLILAIDAAEKAFESWGKTSATYRSNLLNKIADTIEKKLEYLATVETIDNGKAIRETLNADIPLAVDHFRYFASVIRAEEGSVVELDEKTVSMIVNEPLGVVAQIIPWNFPILMAVWKLAPALAAGNCVVLKPAESTPISIMVLMELIGDILPPGVVNVVNGFGVELGQKLVTNPKIGKAAFTGSTATGRLVMQYATENIIPVTLELGGKSPNVFFESVMDADDEFLDKAIEGAVLFALNQGEICTCPSRLLVQESIYDKFIERVLARVKAIKVGNPLDATTMMGAQASKMQFDKISSYLKLGKEEGAEVLTGGEPLQLQGDLASGYYIQPTLFKGHNKMRIFQEEIFGPVLAVTTFKDEAEAIAIANDTLYGLGAGVWTRDAHQLYQIPRAIKAGRVWVNNYHNYPAGAPFGGYKQSGIGRENHKMMLDHYRQTKNMLISYDKNKLGFF